TTTGTTGAATCTAAATTTTTCACGCTCTTTTCGTTTTTGTTTGGCGTAGGATTTTCAATTCAGCTTTTGAGGGCAAATGAACAGGGAATCAATATTGTACCAAGGTTCTCAAGAAGGCTTGCTGCCCTTTTTCTATTCGGTGTCCTTCACATCGCGCTGTTTTGGGAAGGGGATATTCTTGTCATTTATGCAGTAGTGGGCTTTGCCTTGCTTCTTTTTAAAAAATGCAGCGAGAAGACACTGCTTATCTGGATAGCGGGGCTATTGATCCTTCCCATTTTAATTGTGATTGGATCTGTAGCAGGAATTGAAGTGCTGCGGCATACTTCTGAATACGGGGGGCAACTAAAGGAAGCCGATCAAGAGCTGCTCCGTGCTTTCAGGATGCTGGAGGGCGGGAATGAAAAACCGCTGTCCTATACGGATTCCATCACCGAAAGAATAAACGCGTACATCGAAGTTCTTCCTTTATTAATCTCACGGTTCCCAACGGTCCTGGCAATGTTTCTCCTTGGGTTATATGCAGGGAAAAAACGCATGTTTGAGAAGCTTGAAGAAAATCTTCCCTTATTAAAAGGCATGAGCAGAAGGGGAATAGCGATTGGTCTGCTGTTAAACCTTGCCGTTGTGATCCTGTTCAATACACTAAAGCCGGTGACCGCTATTGTCGTCCTCCTGCTTAACCAGACACTTACTGGGCCCATTCTATCGATCAGCTATGCAGCCATCTTTATTTTACTATCCAGAAAAAAGAACTGGGACTTTCTGTTTCGATGGCTTAGCTATCCCGGCCGCATGGCGCTGACAAACTATATTCTTCAGTCGGTACTATGCTCATTTATTTTCAACGATTACGGATTCGGGCTAAAGGGGCAAGTCTCCCTGTCGGGTACGATACTAATGGCATTCGGAATATATATAGTTTTAATGATTGGAAGCAGATTTTGGCTTAAAACCTTTAAATTCGGCCCGCTTGAGTGGGTTTGGCGCTGCATTACCTATAAGAAAATCCAGTCCATTCGATAATGTATAGATACTAAAAAAGCCGCTGACAAAGCGGCTTTTTTAGGTGAAGAGCAAGTATAGCGATTTGTTTCCCTCGATTGCTGCGGCGATTATGAACAAACTTTCACTATTATTATGTGGATTTTTTATGAAATTCCATTGACTCCAATACAAATGCGGGGTTATAATTATCTCAACTTCAAGATATTTAAATTAAAAATACTTCATTTAAAAACATAAACCAGGAGGTGACCGATTTGGATGAAGCGTGCAAAAAAACTCCTTACCTTGCTTTGATGCAAACAGCGAAAGCGGTTCATGAACGTATGCGAAGGGCAGCGGCTTCAGAAAATCTGAATCCTACCGAGTTCTCCATATTGGAAGTCCTGTTTCTTAACGGGAAACAGACGATTCACCAAGTGGGTGAAAGCATCCTCGTATCAAGCGGTTCCATGACCTATACGATCGATAAACTTGAAAACAGAGGACTGATTTACCGTAGCGCCTGTCCGGATGACCGCCGTGCCATTCACTTGGATTTAACGGAGCTTGGCAAAAAGCAAATGGAGAAGATCATGCCGAAGCATCAGGCGCTAACGAGTTACGTGCTTGGATCCTTGAAAAATGATGAGGCCGAGAGACTAGTTGAAATGTTGAACAGAGTTAAGAACAGAGCAGAAAACTAATTTTTTATACCTGTATATCTCGATTTCGAGATAAAAGGATAATCAATCATTCATATAGAATAGAGAAATGATAAGGAGTGAAAGAAAATGACAAAAAAAACAATGGGTATTCACCATATTACAGCGATTGTCGGGCATCCACAGGAAAATGTTGATTTTTACGCAGGCGTATTGGGATTGCGTTTAGTGAAGCAGACGGTAAATTTTGATGACCCTGGTACGTATCATCTTTACTTTGGAAATGAAGGCGGAAAACCGGGCAGCATTATCACCTTTTTCCCATGGGCCGGAGCACGCCAAGGTTCGATTGGCGATGGTCAGGTAGGTGTCACCACTTATTCGGTGCCAACGGGTTCGATGGAGTTTTGGGAGCAGCGGCTGGAAGCATTCAAAGTTGAATTTACGAAATCGGAACGCTTCGGTGAACAGTATTTGGAGTTTGATGATCCTCATGGCCTTCACTTGGAAATCGTAGAGCGGGAGGAAGGCGAGGCGAATACATGGTCTTTTAATGGGGTCACTCCTGAGACGGCAATCAAAGGATTTGGAGGAGCGATTCTTCTATCGGCTCAGCCGGACCAGACAGCACAATTGCTGGAGAACGTCATGGGGCTTGAACGCGTTGGAAAAGAGGGAGATTACATCCGGTTCCGTTCTGAAGCCGATCTTGGGAATGTGATTGATTTAAAAACGACGCCAACCGGCCGCGGACAAATGGGAGTGGGAACCGTGCATCATATCGCATGGCGCGCAGCGGATGATGAGGATCAATTAGAGTGGCAGAAATATGTGGGAGAGCATGGATACGGCGTCACACCAGTAAAAGACCGGAACTACTTTAATGCCGTTTATTTCAGAGAGCATGGCGAGATATTATTTGAAATCGCGACGGATCCTCCAGGCTTTGCCCATGATGAATCTCATGAGACAATGGGACAGAAATTAATGCTTCCAGCTCAGTATGAAGAGGCAAGAGACCGGATTGAGCGGGCGCTGATTCCGATTGAAGTAAGAGAATTTTAGGGGGAGAAATACCGTGCAAAAGACAGCTGGAATCCATCATATCACAGCCATGGTGAACGATCCGCAGCGGAATATCGACTTTTATGCCGGCGTCTTGGGCCTGCGGCTCGTCAAAAAAACCATTAACTTCGACCGGCCGGAAGTGTACCATCTTTATTTTGGAAATGAATCCGGCCAGCCCGGAACAATTATCACCTTTTTCCCATGGGCGGACCAATTGAAGGGACGGATCGGGACCGGACAGGTCGGAGTAACAAGCTATGTGATTCCGCCCGGTTCCCGTTCATTCTGGGAGAGCCGCTTGAAAAAATTCGGGGTAAAGTTTTACAAGACCGAACGGTTTGGGGAAACGTATATCGCCTTTCAGGATCCGGATGGCCTTGAGCTTGAATTGGTGGAACGGGAGGAAGGGCCTCTCAATACATGGAGCTTCAGCGGAATCCCAACGGACCAGGCTGTTAAAGGATTCAGCGGCGCGACGTTAATTTCAGCCCAGCCGAATAAAACAGCCGATTTGCTTGAACAAGTACTTGGACTCGAATGCGTAGGACAGGAAGAAAGCTTTCTGAGATTTAAATCCGGGGGAGAGCTCGGCAATACGATTGATGTAAAGCTGTCCCCTTCTGTAAGAGGATTAATGGGGGCCGGCACGGTGCACCATATTGCCTGGAGAGCGAAAAATGAAGAGGACCATCTTAAATGGAGAGCTCTTCTTCAGGAAAAAGGGTTCTATCCAACGGACATATTGGACCGCAACTACTTTAATGCCCTCTATTTTCATGAAGAAGGCGGCATTTTATTTGAAATTGCGACCGATCCGCCCGGCTTTACAGCAGATGAACCGGCTGACGAGCTTGGAACAAAGCTCATGCTGCCATCCTGGCTTGAGCCGCAGCGGGAAGAACTGGAAAGAAGCCTGCCTCATATAGAGGTACACGTTTTGGAGGAGGAAATGGAATGAAACATATTTTTAATAAAGGAACCAATCCGGAAAAACCAACCCTGCTTCTGCTTCACGGCACAGGCGGAAATGAACTTGACCTGCTTCCGCTCGCAGGAATGATTGATGAAGAGGCATCCGTATTGAGCGTCCGCGGAAATGTACTGGAAAATGGCATGCCCCGGTTCTTCCGCAGACTCGCTGAAGGTGTGTTTGATGAAGAAGATCTCGCGTTCCGCACACAGGAACTCAATCAATTTCTGGATGAAGCAGCTGATAAGTATGGGTTTGACCGCAGCCAAATCATCGCCATCGGCTATTCCAATGGAGCCAATATCGCAGCAAGTCTGCTTTTCCACTATGGGGATGCATTAAAAGGCGCAATTCTTCACCATCCGATGGTTCCGAGAAGAGGGATTGAGCTCCCGGATCTAACGGGGAAATCCATATTCATCGCAGCCGGAACTAACGATCCAATTTGTCCGGCAGAAGAATCGACTGAACTGCACGCCTTGCTGCAAAGAGCCAATGCCAAGGCAGAATTGCACTGGGAAAATCAAGGCCACCAGCTAACGCGGAGTGAGGTTGAAGCTGCGGCGAAGTGGTATAAGGGATTGTGAAGGAAGAAAACTGCTTGTGCAGTTTTCTTTTTTTTTGCACTTTGCACTGACCCCCGCTCTGCTAAAGTGTAAAAGCTCCGTCCCCGTTTCACGTGACGCTTAGAGCGGTCAGGGATTGCACCGGCTATGCTCATTCCCCAAGTGCGGTGCAGGATAGAAGGTCAGAGCAATGCACTGACCCCCGCTGTGATAAAGAACTAAAGCTCCGTCCCCCTGACACATGAAACCTAGAGCGGTATGGGATTGCAAGCTTCTTCCTTCTTCCCCCGGTGCGGTGAAGGCGAGAGGGTCAGTGCAAGCGCATCATTCAACTCTTATTTTATCCGTATGCTGTGCACATTTTTTGCAATTGAATGATGTGCGGTTATACTAAAAGCATACTTACTGGAGGGTGATTCAATGAACCGCAAAAAAATGATGATGTTCACTGTTTCTCTGCTTGCCGCATTTGGTTTGGCCGCCTGTTCCAACGGAGGAATGGAAGAAAAGCATGGAGGAATGGACCATTCCAAAATGGAACATTCAAGCTCAGGTGAAGTGCCTGAAGGATTAAAAGAAGCAAAAAACCCTGCATATCCGCTCGGGAGCAAGACGAAGGTGAAAACGGATCATATGGAAGGCATGAATGGAGCGGAAGGGACCATTGCGGGTGCCTACGATACAACGGTCTATGCGGTTACCTATACACCCAAAGGCGGCGGAGAAAAAGTAGTCAATCACAAGTGGGTAATTCACGAGGAAATCGAGAACGCGGGAGAGGTTTCTTTTAAGAAAGGTGAAGAAGTCACCTTGATGGCAGACCATATGAAAGGAATGATGGGAGCAAAGGCAACCATTGATTCTGCTGAGAAGACAACCGTTTATATGATTGATTATTCTCCGGCGAATGGCGGAGAAGAAGTGAAGAATCATAAATGGGTGACGGAAAGCGAGCTTTCAGCCTTGATAAAAAGCGAATGAGGAAGAGCATCTTATGGGGGATGCTCTTTTCCATTTCGCTGGCATTGCTATCTGGTCAGCGGGAAAACCGGGCTTTTCTATCGTATGAACAGAAGGTGTCTAAATACTTGCATTGTGCAAATTTATTATTTGCAAACTGCAA
The Metabacillus sp. FJAT-52054 genome window above contains:
- a CDS encoding DUF418 domain-containing protein; translated protein: MNEKWMEADNPLPQKKRIMVLDSLRGFALLGIFLINITAIAAAGGPPSLDSKPNFIDEMVNQFLLLFVESKFFTLFSFLFGVGFSIQLLRANEQGINIVPRFSRRLAALFLFGVLHIALFWEGDILVIYAVVGFALLLFKKCSEKTLLIWIAGLLILPILIVIGSVAGIEVLRHTSEYGGQLKEADQELLRAFRMLEGGNEKPLSYTDSITERINAYIEVLPLLISRFPTVLAMFLLGLYAGKKRMFEKLEENLPLLKGMSRRGIAIGLLLNLAVVILFNTLKPVTAIVVLLLNQTLTGPILSISYAAIFILLSRKKNWDFLFRWLSYPGRMALTNYILQSVLCSFIFNDYGFGLKGQVSLSGTILMAFGIYIVLMIGSRFWLKTFKFGPLEWVWRCITYKKIQSIR
- a CDS encoding MarR family transcriptional regulator, whose product is MDEACKKTPYLALMQTAKAVHERMRRAAASENLNPTEFSILEVLFLNGKQTIHQVGESILVSSGSMTYTIDKLENRGLIYRSACPDDRRAIHLDLTELGKKQMEKIMPKHQALTSYVLGSLKNDEAERLVEMLNRVKNRAEN
- a CDS encoding ring-cleaving dioxygenase translates to MTKKTMGIHHITAIVGHPQENVDFYAGVLGLRLVKQTVNFDDPGTYHLYFGNEGGKPGSIITFFPWAGARQGSIGDGQVGVTTYSVPTGSMEFWEQRLEAFKVEFTKSERFGEQYLEFDDPHGLHLEIVEREEGEANTWSFNGVTPETAIKGFGGAILLSAQPDQTAQLLENVMGLERVGKEGDYIRFRSEADLGNVIDLKTTPTGRGQMGVGTVHHIAWRAADDEDQLEWQKYVGEHGYGVTPVKDRNYFNAVYFREHGEILFEIATDPPGFAHDESHETMGQKLMLPAQYEEARDRIERALIPIEVREF
- a CDS encoding ring-cleaving dioxygenase — its product is MQKTAGIHHITAMVNDPQRNIDFYAGVLGLRLVKKTINFDRPEVYHLYFGNESGQPGTIITFFPWADQLKGRIGTGQVGVTSYVIPPGSRSFWESRLKKFGVKFYKTERFGETYIAFQDPDGLELELVEREEGPLNTWSFSGIPTDQAVKGFSGATLISAQPNKTADLLEQVLGLECVGQEESFLRFKSGGELGNTIDVKLSPSVRGLMGAGTVHHIAWRAKNEEDHLKWRALLQEKGFYPTDILDRNYFNALYFHEEGGILFEIATDPPGFTADEPADELGTKLMLPSWLEPQREELERSLPHIEVHVLEEEME
- a CDS encoding alpha/beta hydrolase, with amino-acid sequence MKHIFNKGTNPEKPTLLLLHGTGGNELDLLPLAGMIDEEASVLSVRGNVLENGMPRFFRRLAEGVFDEEDLAFRTQELNQFLDEAADKYGFDRSQIIAIGYSNGANIAASLLFHYGDALKGAILHHPMVPRRGIELPDLTGKSIFIAAGTNDPICPAEESTELHALLQRANAKAELHWENQGHQLTRSEVEAAAKWYKGL
- a CDS encoding YdhK family protein gives rise to the protein MNRKKMMMFTVSLLAAFGLAACSNGGMEEKHGGMDHSKMEHSSSGEVPEGLKEAKNPAYPLGSKTKVKTDHMEGMNGAEGTIAGAYDTTVYAVTYTPKGGGEKVVNHKWVIHEEIENAGEVSFKKGEEVTLMADHMKGMMGAKATIDSAEKTTVYMIDYSPANGGEEVKNHKWVTESELSALIKSE